In one Paenibacillus sp. JQZ6Y-1 genomic region, the following are encoded:
- a CDS encoding cytochrome P450: MMTPLNMPKDKTIEGGIDLLKEGYEFALHRRQELQSNVFQTRLLGQTAICLGGREGAELFYNNDLFQRGGAIPKRIQKSLFGEKGVQTLDGKAHLHRKQLFMSLMTPERLGDIVGIVKRQWQAAALRWESTVQLELFDEAQQVMCRAACQWAGVPLREQDVKLISDELGQMVDSFGGLGSRYQEGKQARRHTEQWVGELIGLIRDGRVDVPQDTAAYAMSWHRDTEGQLLDVQTAAVELINIIRPIVAIGRYVVFSALALHDYPEARERLIASFETEEDRTYSQWFVQEVRRFYPFTPILGAQVKQDFEWNGYSFPQGTMVILDVYGTTHDPQLWKEPNQFNPARFADWDGSPFDLIPQGGGDHRNDHRCAGEWLTIDVMRVSLEFLATQITYEVPEQDLSIDLSRMPAIPASRFIMSHARLQPHHSNIV; the protein is encoded by the coding sequence ATGATGACACCATTGAATATGCCAAAGGACAAAACAATCGAAGGCGGCATTGATCTGCTGAAGGAAGGATATGAATTTGCGCTTCATCGCAGACAGGAGCTACAGAGTAATGTGTTCCAGACACGCCTGCTTGGGCAGACGGCAATCTGTCTCGGTGGACGCGAGGGAGCAGAATTATTTTACAATAACGATCTGTTCCAGCGCGGTGGGGCGATTCCAAAACGAATCCAGAAATCGCTATTTGGTGAAAAGGGCGTACAGACGCTGGACGGCAAAGCGCATCTGCATCGTAAACAGCTGTTCATGTCGCTCATGACACCAGAACGACTTGGCGACATCGTTGGTATCGTCAAACGTCAGTGGCAAGCGGCGGCACTCCGTTGGGAAAGCACCGTTCAGTTGGAGTTGTTCGATGAAGCGCAGCAGGTGATGTGCCGCGCTGCCTGTCAGTGGGCAGGTGTACCGTTGCGCGAGCAGGATGTGAAGTTGATCTCTGATGAACTGGGACAGATGGTCGACTCATTCGGTGGGCTGGGCAGCCGCTATCAGGAAGGCAAGCAAGCACGCCGTCACACCGAGCAATGGGTAGGCGAATTGATCGGACTGATTCGCGACGGTCGTGTGGATGTACCGCAGGACACAGCAGCATATGCGATGTCTTGGCACCGCGATACAGAGGGTCAGCTGCTAGACGTGCAAACCGCAGCCGTTGAACTGATCAATATTATTCGCCCCATTGTGGCGATTGGACGGTATGTCGTATTTAGCGCGTTGGCTTTGCATGATTATCCAGAAGCACGTGAGCGCCTGATTGCTTCGTTTGAAACGGAAGAGGATCGCACGTATAGCCAGTGGTTTGTACAAGAGGTGCGCCGTTTTTATCCGTTTACGCCGATTCTTGGTGCACAGGTGAAACAGGATTTTGAATGGAACGGCTATTCGTTTCCACAGGGAACGATGGTAATTCTGGATGTGTACGGTACGACGCATGATCCGCAGCTGTGGAAGGAGCCAAATCAATTTAATCCTGCCCGCTTTGCAGATTGGGACGGCAGCCCCTTTGATCTGATTCCGCAAGGTGGCGGAGATCATCGCAATGATCATCGCTGTGCAGGCGAATGGCTGACGATTGACGTGATGCGGGTAAGTCTGGAATTTTTGGCAACACAAATCACGTATGAAGTGCCTGAGCAGGATTTGTCCATCGATCTGTCGCGGATGCCAGCCATTCCGGCAAGTCGCTTTATTATGAGTCATGCCCGATTACAGCCGCATCACAGCAACATCGTATAA